In Persicimonas caeni, a single window of DNA contains:
- a CDS encoding pseudouridine synthase: protein MPAPKRLDKYLADATSLSRSDINAAWDAGRIEVRPDLGDSSAATWEPWPDDYELWSLIFDDDVVLLDGEVVEPSPARHYFALHKPEGILTTTSDPHGRECLEPWLDELPDTVFPVGRLDRPTTGFLLMTDDGDLCFCLLRKRFGVEKEYHLTVEGPVADDDERLARLEAGIDIGDRKPPATALRAEVVESGAEQSLLSVVVDEGRHRMVRRMARRAEFRLQHLHRPRIGPVTMDRQDEPLEAGEYRRLSDAEVDAMWQACGGREAARKRRIAALGRQAQKWRDQDRPHPRLEAWLSDNG, encoded by the coding sequence ATGCCAGCACCCAAGCGCCTCGATAAGTACCTCGCCGACGCCACGAGCCTGTCGCGCAGCGACATCAACGCGGCGTGGGACGCCGGGCGCATCGAGGTGCGCCCCGACCTGGGCGACTCGTCCGCGGCAACATGGGAGCCGTGGCCCGACGACTACGAATTGTGGAGCCTGATCTTCGACGACGACGTCGTCTTGCTCGACGGCGAGGTCGTCGAGCCGAGCCCGGCGCGCCACTACTTTGCGCTGCACAAGCCCGAGGGGATTTTGACCACCACGAGCGACCCGCACGGGCGCGAGTGCCTCGAGCCGTGGCTCGACGAGTTGCCCGACACGGTCTTCCCGGTCGGCCGCCTCGACCGGCCCACCACCGGCTTTTTGCTGATGACCGACGACGGCGACCTGTGCTTTTGCCTGCTGCGCAAGCGCTTCGGGGTCGAAAAGGAGTACCACCTGACCGTCGAGGGCCCGGTCGCCGACGACGATGAGCGCCTGGCCAGATTGGAAGCGGGGATCGACATCGGCGACCGCAAGCCGCCGGCCACCGCGCTTCGCGCCGAGGTGGTCGAAAGCGGCGCCGAGCAGAGCTTGTTGTCGGTGGTCGTCGACGAGGGGCGCCACCGCATGGTGCGGCGCATGGCGCGTCGCGCCGAGTTTCGCCTGCAGCACCTGCACCGCCCACGCATCGGGCCGGTCACCATGGACCGGCAAGACGAGCCGCTCGAGGCCGGCGAATACCGGCGGCTGAGCGACGCCGAGGTCGACGCGATGTGGCAAGCCTGCGGCGGGCGCGAAGCCGCGCGCAAACGTCGCATCGCAGCGCTCGGGCGCCAGGCCCAAAAGTGGCGCGACCAAGACCGGCCCCACCCACGTCTGGAGGCTTGGTTGAGCGACAACGGTTGA
- a CDS encoding dodecin codes for MTKDHTYKVVTLVGSSQESVDDAIKQAVKQANESVRHLRWFEVDEIRGHIDNGEVAHYQVKVDIGFTIEE; via the coding sequence ATGACGAAAGATCATACTTATAAAGTCGTCACCCTCGTCGGTTCCTCGCAAGAGAGCGTCGACGACGCCATCAAACAAGCCGTCAAACAGGCCAACGAATCGGTGCGTCACCTGCGCTGGTTCGAGGTCGACGAGATCCGCGGCCACATCGATAACGGCGAGGTCGCCCACTACCAGGTCAAAGTCGACATCGGCTTTACGATCGAGGAATAG